The Lathyrus oleraceus cultivar Zhongwan6 chromosome 5, CAAS_Psat_ZW6_1.0, whole genome shotgun sequence genome includes the window agaaggtaatgTGTACGTTGACCTTTCACTTTGATCACGTTATCGTAgctattcaagaatccaacaatcttgaaaccaTGAAATTGAAAGATTTGGTTGGTTCAGTGGAGGCGCATGAGATTAGGACCATCGAAAGGAAAGGGGTTCAAGATTCGATACAAGCACTGCAGGATCAGGCTTGGAAGAAGCATGATAGTTCCAATAAGTTCAGAGGAAAAGAACACAAGCCTGATAGCAAGAAGTCTTGGTTGAATCCTCAAAAGCACGAGGTCGATGATAGGGCTTCTGAATCCCCgaaaagaagaagaggaaactcctatcagaaagacaaagagaaaaaAAGTGTGCAGTTATATAAGTGTGAAAAATGGGGTCACATGGCAAAGAATTATTGGTACAATAAGGACAAGGGAGCGACAAAAGACAAGGAGGATGGATTGAACCTTGCACGCCAAGATTCAAATGATTATGAAGATATGGTTGTTATGGATGTTGTTGCAGATGACCATGTCGAATCTAAGATCTGGTTCCTCGACTCAGGCTGCTTGAATCACATGACTGGTCGGAAAGTTTGATTAGCAGATTTTGACTCATCGAAGAAGAAGAGAGGTCATACTTGCTGATAGTAGCTCATTGCAAGCAGAAGGTACTAGCGACATAGTTATTCAAAGGAGCAATGGAGGAAAAGCTATGATCAAAGATGTACTCTATGTACTTGGAATAAAGTGTAATCTTCTAAGTATTGGACAACTGGTTGAAAAAGGTTTCTCAGTGATTATGAAAGAAGGATCCTTGGAGCTGTTCGACACTCAGAATAATTTGGTCTTGAAATATTCTTTGTCGAAAAATAGGACATTCAAGACCATGATCATTTCGATTGAAGTACAATGTCTAAAAACAGTTGTTGACCACAAGAACAATTGGGTGTGGCATTAAAGGTTTGGACATTTGAACTTTCAATCACTCAATCAATTgattactcaagatatggtaatCGGTATACCAAGTATGAAGATGCCCGACAAAATCTGTGAAGGTTGTCTAGTCGGAAAATAATACATAAAGTATTTCGTTTCGACTATGCCAATGAGATCCTCCTGCATACTCGAAGTTGTACATTCAGATGTATATGGCCCTTTTGAAGAGCATACCATTAGTGGAAACAAGTATTTTGTTTCGTTTGTTGATGAGTTTATTCGAAAGTTATGGATCCATATGATCAATAGAAAGGAGGAAGTATTCGAAATCTTTAAAAGATTCAAGATGCTTGTCGAAAACCAGAGTGAGAAGAAGATTAAAGTTCTGCAAACAAATGGATGTGGTGAAGACACATCCAAGATGTTTGAAGAGTTTTGTGTAGAACATGATGTCGATCATGAGGTAACTGCTCCTTATATgcctcaacataatggaatacCATAAATAAGAAACATTACCATATTGGACATGACGAGATGCATGTTGAAGCAAAAGAATTTGCCAAAATCCTTAAGGGGTGAAGTTGTTTCCACTATTGTTTATATTCTGAACATGCGCCCTACCAAGAAGTTGAAGAACAAGGTTCCTGAATAAGTGTGGAGTGGAAAACAACCATAAGTGAGTCACCTGGATATGTTTGACTCTATGTGTTACAAGCATGTCCCTGATGCAAGAAGAAGGAAGCTTGATGACAAGAGTGAACCTATGATATTGGTAGGATATCATAAAACCGGTGCATACAGGTTGTTCAATCCAATGAATAAGAAGATCGTGATGACTCGAGATATTGTGATTGATGAAAATTTTGTCTGGGATTGAAATTCTAGTGATGCAATTGAAAATCCATTGATGAGTTATGATTTTAACGAAGCAAGTAATGATGTCAAATTCAAAGATATTATTGATATTCCAGTCTAAGCAACTGCTGACATGCCCGGCAAAGTCGAAGTCAAAGAGGGTGTAACTAGTACTAGTCAAAGACCTCAAATAACTAGAGTTCGTTCAGCAAGACTTTAAGACTATGAAGTGACTGGTGATGATGAAATCACACTAGATGGAGAATTAGTTAATTTTTCCTTACTTGCAGGTGTTGAACCAAAGTGAAGCCTTAAACGATAAAAAGTGGAAGTCATATATGGTCGAAGAGTTACAAGCAATCAAAAGAAACAACACATAGAAGTTAGTCGAATTTCCAGCACATATAAAAGCTATCAAAATGAAGTGGGTGTTCAAGTTGAAGCACAATGTTGATGGGTCAATAGCATGACATAAGGAGAGATTGGTAGATGGAGGTTTTCTTCAAAGAGAATGAGTCGTCTGTCTGAAGTATACGCTCCAGTATCAATATTGGAGACTGTTCTACTCGTAGTTTTCTTGGCATACAAGCAAGGATAGTTgacatttcacttagatgtgagATCATCATTTTTAAATGGTCCCTTAGACGAAGAAGTCTATGTCACACAACCTCCCAGGTTTATGATTCAggaggaagcaaggaaagtatATAAGTTTAATAAAGTGCTATATGGCCTCAAGCAGGCATGTAGGGTATGGAACAAGAAGATCAACTCATATTTAGCCGAGTTGGGATTTGTTAAATGTAAATctgagtatggtgtctatgttcaggTTGTGGCATAAGATATAACAATCACctgcttatatgttgatgacttgTTAGTAACTGGAAATATCTTGGAGAATTTGTCAAAGTTCAAAGAGCTGATGAAGAAATAATTTGAAATGTTGGATCTGGGAAAGTTGTCTTATTTCctaggcatggaatttcaaatTTAGAAGCAAGGGATGATACTACGTCATAGAAAGTATGTCAAAGAGATACTCAAGATATTCATGATGGATGATTCGACTCCTGCATTTTCTCATGTCAAACCAAATTTAAAATTGGAGAAGCATTGAGAGAAAGACAAAGTTG containing:
- the LOC127080179 gene encoding uncharacterized protein LOC127080179, producing MQSLFGFHETQEVVTNDVPELAENATDAQRVMHKEAKKKDCKAGYCIQSEVVLANFDMSSHAQSVKEAWDILVKYYEGGEKVKMGEDEKIADYVSKVKNLVHLMKDCGETLTDKKIVEKVMCTLTFHFDHVIVAIQESNNLETMKLKDLVGSVEAHEIRTIERKGVQDSIQALQDQAWKKHDSSNKFRGKEHKPDSKKSWLNPQKHEVDDRASESPKRRRGNSYQKDKEKKSVQLYKCEKWGHMAKNYWYNKDKGATKDKEDGLNLARQDSNDYEDMVVMDVVADDHVESKIWFLDSGCLNHMTGRKV